The DNA sequence GGAGCCGGGCGAGCACAACGGCACCTTCCGCGGCAACAACCCGGCCTTCGTCACCGCGACGGCCGCCCTGGAGACGTACTGGGGCGACGGCGTCCTGCGCGAGCGGACCCTCGTCCAGGGCGCGCACATCGAGAGCGCGCTGCGCGAGCTCTGCGCCGAACACACCCGGCTGGGCGCGACGTACCGGGGCCGCGGCCTGGTCTGGGGCCTCGAGTTCGCCCACAAGGAGCGCGCGGCCGCGGTGTGCCGGAGGGCTTTCGAGCACGGTCTCCTCGTCGAGACCTCGGGCCCCGCGGGCGAGGTCGTGAAGCTGCTCCCGCCGCTCACGGTCACCGGCGACGAACTCGACGAGGGCCTCGCCGTCCTCGCCCGCTCCGTCCGCGAAACCGCCTGACCGGCACCCCGCCACACACCACGAAGGGGCACCACCATGATCGTCCGCTCGTTCCGGGACCTCGAGGGAACCGACCGCCACGTCAAGGCGGCATCCGGCACCTGGGAGAGCAAGCGCATAGTCCTGGCCGGGGAACGCGTCGGCTTCTCCCTGCACGAGACCGTCCTGTACGCCGGCACCGAGACGTCCATGTGGTACGCGAACCACGTGGAGGCCGTGGTCTGCACGCAAGGAGAGGCCGAGCTCACGGACGAGGAGACGGGCCTGACGTACACGATCACGCCGGGAACCATGTACCTCCTCGACGGCCACGAGCGGCACACCCTGCGCGTGACGCACGAGTTCCGCTGCCTGTGCGTCTTCAACCCGCCCGTGACGGGCCGCGAGGACCACGACGAGAACGGTGTGTACCCGCTGCTCACCGAACCCGACCTCGGCTGACGTACGCGAGAACGCACAGACCAGAGAAGATCCAGAGAGGAGAGGCAGGCACCGCCATGACCTCCGCACCCACACGCACGGTGAACGACCTGTATCCGACCCGGGGCCCCGAGGAGGTGCTCACCGGCCGCGCGGACCCCGTCGTCTGGTCCGAGCCCGGCACGCCGGGCCCGATATGGGCCCACGAGCTGGATAGCTACGAGCGCGACGGGTTCCTGTCCGTCGAGGAACTCATCACGCCCGACGAGACGGACGTCTGCCGGGCCGAGATGGACCGGCTGCTCCGTGACCCCTCGACGCTGGCCGACGACCGGTCCATCGTGGAGCCGAAGTCCCGGGAAGTGCGCTCCGTCTTCGAAGTCCACCGGATCAGCGAGGTGTTCGCGGCCCTCGCCGCCGATCCGCGCGTCGTGGGGCGCGCGCGGCAGATCCTGGGCTCGGAGGTGTACGTGCACCAGTCCCGGATCAACGTCAAGCCCGGTTTCGGCGCCAGCGGCTTCTACTGGCACTCCGACTTCGAGACCTGGCACGCGGAGGACGGTCTGCCGCACATGCGCACGGTGTCGGTGTCCATCGCCCTGACGCCGAACTACACCACCAACGGCGGCCTGATGATCATGCCCGGCTCCCACCGGAGCTTCCTGGGCTGTGCCGGTGCGACGCCGAAGGACAACTACAAGAAGTCCCTCCAGATGCAGGATGCGGGCACGCCGTCGGACGAGGCACTGACCACGTTCGCCTCGGCCTGCGGCATCAAGG is a window from the Streptomyces sp. NBC_01244 genome containing:
- a CDS encoding ectoine synthase, with the protein product MIVRSFRDLEGTDRHVKAASGTWESKRIVLAGERVGFSLHETVLYAGTETSMWYANHVEAVVCTQGEAELTDEETGLTYTITPGTMYLLDGHERHTLRVTHEFRCLCVFNPPVTGREDHDENGVYPLLTEPDLG
- the thpD gene encoding ectoine hydroxylase; this translates as MTSAPTRTVNDLYPTRGPEEVLTGRADPVVWSEPGTPGPIWAHELDSYERDGFLSVEELITPDETDVCRAEMDRLLRDPSTLADDRSIVEPKSREVRSVFEVHRISEVFAALAADPRVVGRARQILGSEVYVHQSRINVKPGFGASGFYWHSDFETWHAEDGLPHMRTVSVSIALTPNYTTNGGLMIMPGSHRSFLGCAGATPKDNYKKSLQMQDAGTPSDEALTTFASACGIKVFTGKAGSATWFDCNAMHGSGDNITPFPRSNVFLVFNSVENRPSKPFAAPVRRPGYIASRDFTPLR